The genomic region GACCGCAGGTACTCCATTCTCCTCTCGTGAATACagtttgtttaaattttctttccttcataaatttgtgaaataaCTCCACTTTCCTTATGGCCTTAGCAACCGCCGGAGGCAGAGGCCTCAGAGATATTCGGTGAAAGAGTATGTCGAGGCTGTCTCAGATAATGAGGCAGATTTTGACAGTGATGATGATATAGTTGGTGAAGTTGTATATGATGATGAATACCTAAGGAGAAGGAAACAGAGGAGAAAAACATCAAGTAGTTCAGAAGGCGATGAGGAGTACCACTGGGATGAAGAAAATACtgaagaggaggaagaggaagaagatgatgattcCTTAAGTACGAGTGTCGAGAGTGACAAGCCCCATAGATTAAAAAGATTGCCAGGTCGCACTAGGAGGGAAACTAAACTGAGGTCGGTTGACGACCTCCAGTCGGGTCTTAGGCGCAGTAAAAGGGCAACCAGAAATCGCATCAACTATAGGCAATACGAGATGTCTGAATCAGAAACCGAATTGATGAAGCCAGAGAAGTCAAATGCATTACATGAGTACTCTGACGAGAGTGATAATGCAGAGTTATCGACGGGTAGCCAAGATTCtgaggagaaaataaataagcagGAGATCCATGCCAATGAACCTCCTGAGGAGTGTCCGGAGATGGTTGACAAAAAGCAAACCAACCCTCCAGAACAATCAAATAACAGAGAAGAAGCAGCTGATGGTGTTAGAGAAAGACATTTTCTTGATCTAAACGAGCTTGCTCCTGGTTCTGGATTCGATGATGGTCCCACCTCGATGAGAGACGAAGATACGGATGACTTGTAAAGTTTCTCTTCCACCAACAGCGCAGGTATTTTCCCCTTGGTTAGCTGACTTGTACCATATTATGTGGTAACACTCCATGAAGGAAGTGGCTGTGAGGGCATTCTTCCTTGCAAAGTTTTAAGTAAGATCCTAATATTTTCCTGCATTAAGCAGCATGATTTTGAGAAAGTTATGTAGATGTAGTCGATTTTTTAGTATGCCTACTTTAGGGAGaaacaagggaaaaaaaaacatgaaatgaGATATGGATGGGAAATTTGTTAGAGTATTTGCTCTTCTGATCTAAAAGCCATTGTACAATAACCTTTTAACTGATAATTTGTAGTGTAAGTTCTCTGTTAGATTCTATGGACTTTTCGTCCTAACCATGCGTGTTTCCCAGCTTAACATCCAATGACCCGGGAAACATCTATGTAAGGTAATGATGGATGACTTCTGGACAGCTCCTTAGTTTCTTGCAACTCTGTTTGATTTACTAGTCATGAGTTATGAATAGCTTGCTTCCCTCTACCTCCAGGTAAAAAGCTCAATATGTTTCTCCGTTCGACCTTCCTCTGAGACCCCAGCCTTAACTATATTACTTAGTCGTATTATGAGGATGCATTATGACAGTGTCTGTCTCataatgcatgatctagtagATATTAATCTTAATGGACCTAGGGTGTTGGTCGAACTGCAGCGATCAAGTTGGACAATCTTTCAATTAGATTTAAGAAAAGAACATTTCTTGCAGTCATGATTATTTAGATGAGGTAGTTACAATATACTATGGATAAgctattttctcaaataatgtcaaaagtagtgaagactTGTCGTTGCTTATTCAGCAACATAGTTATGATCCAAATGTTTCTTCAGCTAAAGGAATGTGCTGGAGTTGCCTGTAATGAAAACGACCATGTGGTCCGGGCACAGGGCAATGCTCTTGACCCACCTTCCACCCCCCCCACAATTAATTTCACATCTTAAGGGCTAGCAATTCTCACATTAGAAGACAAGATTTTAAAGTTAATCGGCTAAAATGTCATATTCCTAGTAATAAACCAATGTTCCATCTTGTATGTCACATTCCCACATCCTTTCTTGTAATCTTGCTGCACCACAATTTTTGTTGTCTTCTCCAATACTGCTCAAAACCAATTCTTGGCCTTGAGCCAAGAACCGTCACGACTCATGTTACCCATATCTTAAAGAAATCACAAAGTAGCAACTCGGATGAGTAAAGAGAACCATTTCATAAAAGTTTAGTCTAGGATCATTCATCTCATTAAACGGAAGAAAATCTATACAATCTCAGATTTCTTCTGCTAAAGATTCTATGGTAAGTTATAGAATACGCAATGGAGCTGTTCACAACACATATTTACCCTATACTTCAGTCTCTTCCATCCACAGATGAACCAGAAAGTTAAGAGGTCAACGACCGCTGAACAGCTCCAACCAGTCTATTGGATTTACAGTATCATCATGCTATAACTGCAAAATTTGTTCATCCCATTTTCATACAGGTGCTATGTTGTTGCTAATGCATAAGACCAGAAATGTCATCTCATGTTGCAACACGAAGGTTTTCCTTGCTGTCTTAGTTTGTTCCAGAGACAAATCATCTGCCTTGGGGACTGGTAGTGAGCTGTTATGTAGTCTTCTATGCACCCGAATTGGCAGAACTTCAAGCTATGAACGTACTCCACTGGTCTTGAGCTATTGAACTTCTCCACCCACATTCCCACACTAACATCTTCCATTTTAAACAACTGCAAATCGAGGACACTGTTAAGGACCTTTTGCTAAAAATGACACTCTACCAAGGCATAGACTAAGAGCATTGCGTCTGAGAAAACTGATGTATTTTAGCCTCACCCTTAATTTGTGTTTCTCAAAGTCTGAAAGAATAGAGTTTGCAATATCAGATGATATGATGTAGCCTGGCCCATTTGCATAGGGTGGATAATCTTCCTCTGGCCATTCCTGAACagacataaaagaaaaagaacaatcTAAGACTCTTTACCATGTACATTATAcacatttttcatttacttAATGAGTTGAAGAACATATAGATCATGTGAAAGACAATTTAACCCAATTCAAAAAGGAATTCTCCACATTAATCTTGGATGACTCAACTTTCAAAGTCATGGCATAGTGCACAGAAGAGGGTTTGTAATGATGTATAAACCTGTTTTGAGACAGTGGTATTTCTTTGGAGTAAAATGAGCACCAGTATAATCATATGGGCTATAAACCCCATCGTGGTTTGCAAACTACACAAGCTGCACCCATATTGTGTCTAGTTAACTACATGTCCGCTGTAACACTATGGCCAACATAGTTTACTGTGAGACCCCATTCACAGCATAATTATCCATATTGgcaattgacatttttttagtGCTTTTCTACTGAAAACAGAGTAAATACCACCACTACGAGGATATAATGGAGCTGTGCGAAAATTGcacaaaaaggagaagaaagagGGTTGGCATGTGAACAATGATGAATCACAGGGTATAAAAGATAAGGCACAGGTAATGCCAAACAAATCAAAGATCAATTATTCAAAGAGAAAAAGTAAAGGCTTTAAGAGTACTACCTCATAAGTAACTGCCCATTTACCACTGCGCAGGGGCTTATgatagtaatttatatttccaATGTATAAGCTCCTGCTATCTGGAACTTTCTTAGCTTCAGTAATAATTGCATCAACCCTAACAAATGTATCATCATCACCCTTCATAATATACTTTGCAGATACAGTCCGCACCTGCAATCACATAACCTATCAGTTAATCAGGGCAGGGGAAAACAGAGAAAAATCCAAACTCAAACTCTTCTAAGCAATCCGTTACTCACCCCATATTCACAGATGGCAACAGTTTTCAGCACAACAAGGTCATAGTTGTCCATGTATGGTACTATAACAATGTCTCCAAAAAACTCAGCTTCTCTTTTTACTTCTATGTTTACTTCCTTTCTTGCATGCTGTCCAAAGATGGCTTCAAGATTAGTTTCAACAGCCCAAAAGTAAAGATTTGTAAGGAagatctttataattttacaatgaACCAATAATTTTTACCCACCAGCGCAACAAAAAATCGCACAACTACTTTTGATGATTTGATTAGCTTATGTTGCATCCAAGACTTCCTCACAGCCATCCGTTCGGCAAAGTGGTTGCCAGCTGAAAGAATTCCAATAAACATTTCAACTGGTCCTTCTGGAATAGGAGGAGCTTTCCATGTATCAGACAAATCAAGATGTCTCTGAGGAGCAAAACTGGGGTGCGATGTGGGCAAGGAAGCAGCAAAAATGGAATGGACATCAATATCTCCATTCAACGACAATCCCGTGGCATCCTCAAGAGTAAATCCCTAAAGATAACAGAACCTTAAGCACTTTCTGAGAaattatgagactaaaaacaGAAGTAAGTTACTCACTGTACGATAAGGAAATGAAGTGATATGCCTCCCATCAACATTGACATGGTAACCTTCCAAGCCAGCACTAAGAGTGAGCACAAATAATTTGCCTTCTACAAATGGGAATGGCCAATCAATAGCCACCTTCTTCGTTCGTCCTATTAACCGTTTTAACCACCATGTTGCCTTTGATTCCTCTGACCCATTATCATCATCCCGTATCCACTTCTCGCATTTCACCAAGTCATCAACTgaagaaagttcaaaaaatagcTCATGACTTGCAGTGCCACAATAGTATTGCAGATGTAAAATAGTAGAAGGATCACAGCACTTGTTCATGATTTGTAATCCCAAATTCTAGTTACGCATCCAAAATCCAGACTATCATGATTGGAAAAACTGTGTCCTCCATCCTTTGAAAGTTTAAAAAGATGAAACATAATCACATTGAAATTAAGTTGTTAAATTACTGTAGTGCCTAAAATTCCATCACCtagcaaattcaatgaatgaAGTAACCAGCTTTCCCAGCCTTCCCCTAAAGATTGCAATTTAAGTAGCATGAAACCATCAAACCCCCACCCCCGGCCCAGATGCACCCCAACTTTATCCAAGTACCAAATCAAACGAGCATGATAACTATATACCCATCTCTAGATCAAGCATTTCTAGTTCTGGGTTTTGAGCCAAATCACTTCATCAAAACTAAGCAAAAAAACAGAGTCCACAATGCAAATTCCTTCCACTCACCAGTCTCCTCATCGGCTCGAGACTTCCAACCTTCACACCGTTGCGAGGTCCCCCACTGCATCCTGTAACAAGTGTTGTGCTCAATCACAGGTTTCCCACTCCAATCCCCTTTCAGCCGTGGATTAAAATGCAGGATCCTAGGCGGGTCCTCCCCTTCCACCGTTTTGAGCCCCTGCAGCTCCATCATAAACTGTGAAACCATCACATACTGCCCCTCCTTCAACAGAGAAATCTTGGGGTCGGTCTCTGCGTGGGCCGGCCGCGGTATTCCCACAACCGTTATATGTGACCCCAATGTCAGCCCACAAGGTAACACCATCACTCTCCCCTTCTTTGAAAACTCATCCCCAGTTACCGACATTGAATGCGGACAGAACTCAGAGTTACTGCTGCTACTACCATTAACACCATTTAATCCTCGATCACTTCTATTTTTCCCGATCAATTCGAGCTCCCGCAAGACTTTCCCCCCAAGGTCGAGAGCGTCTTTTGCAGCCTTCAAAATCCCACTTTCGAGGCTCAAATTCACAATGCCGGCAGTGAAATTCAAGCTCGAAAACAGCTTCCTCTCGGGTCTCGATTTATACGGGACATCAAGAGGGCGAACTGGGGCGTCTTTCTCCTCCAAATTTTCCTCGCTGTCCAGCGCGAAAGCCTTCGGATTCAACAACCCATTACCACTGCTAAACAATCCCTCTTGCGAAACCGAGCCCAACCCATTTTTGAACACGAAAGGGACCTCGAAACTCATGAAAAGTATGTAGAAAAGCCCCATCACAATCAGCACCCGCGTTGATCTTTGTCGGCTCACCGAAAACAACAGGTCCAAGTTCGCCCTTTTCATCTTTCCACGAATTGACAACTACCCAgccaaaaacacacaaaaatatcaCTCTCCAACCTCAATAACAGTTGCTGCTcatttagaaaaacaaaaacggTAGAAGACGGTGCTTCTCAAGGCCAAAAACAATCGTGGGTTTTCTTGAATGTCTTAGGAAACGGCAAGAAAAACCCAACTAAATAagtaaagaagaaagagaaagcgCTAGGTCAGCACCACATAGCTGCAACCGCGTCTCAACAGATATGGAGAAAGAGAGATGAAGGTGTTAGATATATAGGTGTGTACGTATCtgctgagagagagagagaaagaggagagagaaagaagtgatggtggtggtggtgttgGAGGCCTCCTTTTCTCGGTGGGTCactttagttatttttaaattttaacagacacttttttggtttagtattgaagaaaattccttttttttattatatttttctataaatttaaaatatattataaataaaaataaaatatataaattaatatattatattattaaaaaaaataataatttatcaattaatgtaaattttgaaaagttcaataagttagttattttgtcatgaagggattttttacttcaaaatAATTGGTGCGACAGtgttattaaatgttgtttgcGAGTGTGGagggatttttcttttcatattagtatacattaatgtaaattttaaaaagttgaataagttagttattttatcataaaggacattttttactttacaaaTAATTGGTGGGCCGGTGTAATTATTAGTTGTTTATGAGTGCGGAgggacttttctttttatattaatagattattaaggaatattttttgaaatataaaaatattaatctaatttataataattattatgttatcTACCAAAAAATACTTTCAAGCATTGGTGCAACATGCGAGGCAAGATCCACGTTCGGATGTAAGCAATGTACATCTTTTTATGCACGATGTACAACTCTACTATTTTCgcaataataatgtaatttccTACGtggatataatatataggGAAAATTACGCTATTCTTTcctgagatttgatgtaattatatatagatattctatgatttacaaaattacatttagcatccctgaagtttgcttttatataacaaataagtccaaaaatttattgaatttgctcatttaacaaaaaaataaatagaataagaaattatatgttGTACCCCTGACTTATAGCATGTCCGACAATTTTTTTCGACCAAACTTACCCTTATAACAATGAAGACATACCTCATCACAAGCATTAACGCGTGAATACATATAAcggtaatttggttataaaaagatttatatgacctgaaataaatcaataataaattaattgagataaatatagattttttttattaaaataaacaaatttgatgaattttgattaatgaagaGACTtgtttgttagatggaagcaaaccaCAAGGGtggtagatgtaattttttaaatcacatgagatttatgtgtaattataccaaatctcggagtgtaattattcctaatatatatttcactactggtgtaatttaattttcaatatttaatatatttgcaccctatatatataaaaaaattaataggataatatgaaaaaattaaggaaaaaacaTTATTGAAATTAGTAGAATGTATTAATTGGagagtaaattaaaaataagtatgggTAGAACAATATTTAATCAAGAGTTTTAAGTCAATAAGTTTTTATTGATGGGAAGTGATTTTTTCAGTTACTACCCCCAAAATGggttttttttagtaataccACATATTATGATTTTGACCTAGAACTCCAATTGATCTAGGACAGATTATGTttacatttcttgaatttagatttaattatttaaatattaactgACGTGTCATATcgtttatgtgtatatataatagataatattttatactttaaaatatattataaataagagtaggatatataaattaacacattgtattaaaaaagaagaagataatACTACGTTGACACTCCTACAATTAGGCTCAAGTATAAAAAcacttttgtctttttgtaaAATGACAGCAACGCCCCATAAGAGGTAGACTTGTCAATGGATAGGGTATTACCTATTCATacccaaaaaataatcttCATACCCATGCACATATCCTACTCAATGGGTAAAAGACCCTACCCTACCCTAAActcatgaaattaaataaatgggcATGGATAGGGTCTAATTCCGTAAAATACCCATGGATATGGGTAATGATTTAATAATACCCTAAAAAATACCCATGGGTTTTGATGCAGCGTGATGCCCAAAGATATTCATTTATCCATTAATTTACATTTGAATTGGTAAACTTTTAGTAAATGAatcaactaaatttatttaatatttcaaaaaataaatagtatataatcatttcattatatattttatttatattaattacttattgaaATTTCGACCGAATATGGTAGAGCTTTTCATATTGATTCCATAATcactcaaaattatttttatgatcaaattaaccaaatttaacttgatatttaagaaataaaaaaatacggACGAAATGTAATATAGTTAAATTTGAGTAATATAcggaataaataaaatttatttgaatcaaattattaaaaattcattaaatcaaagttgaatgcaaatgcaaattcaaatgataatTAAGAGATTTGAATGAAAGttagatatattatacttaattttatttatttttaccaacTCTTACATCTTTGATTGGGATATTACCCATTTATTAGAAGAAAGGACAAAAATGTCCTTCTTTagggtaaaaatataaaaaataacatagaCCCGCTCTGACAACCCGACATCCAGACCTGGCTGACGTGTTCGTCACCACACCATGCGAACTTTGACATGAGCTACCTTAGGATGATACCACGTGGCCCACTTGATGAAGTACATTTGGacctataaataccctcatTCTAGAGCATTTATGGTATGATACCACCTACCTCTTATTACTTTCTACCTCAATTATTGCTTAAGACCACCTATATTCCATCTCGAACTTAAATTGACTTGTGGGTTGGAGGATCTTAGTCAGGAAATCACCCGACTATCCTAACATTCGTGTGTCTTCTCAGGGACCATTTCGATATCTAAGAGGAGTATTGAGAGCTTGGAACCTACCTTTGAGAGGTGCCAtatttcgacccggatcaattttcattcttattttgaacttatttggactaaaatgagaaaatgagATAAACATTCATAAGAAAGTGCAATgtctttttacttttgatattTCGAGAGAAAATCGGATGATTTTATAACCAACTCAATTGAAGGCAAAAATGtttgtaaaattgaaaatctatCTACCAacgaaaacaaagaaaatgaaaccaGTCGTTACCTAGGAAACTGCACACGACAAAAACGACGAGCTTGAGAAACAAGGGTCGGTGCGTCCGTTTCCCCACCCTCAAAGAGACATCTTTTACTATTAGAGAAATCTGAGCACGATAGGTTCCTATGGACTTGACGTATCCATTCCTCCCCCGCCAGACCGTGCGTAGCACACTACCTTAAGGAATACCGGAGAACACCCATACTAACGTTGCAAATGTACAATCTACCAGGATGTGTTCCATAGATAGAACAAATTCCATCCACTTCCACCCGCCAACGGCTGAGGTTATGCTGGGTGGGAAGGGCAGCATGTCAGCACTTCCACGCGAAGAGAATAACCTTAGGGGCATCTTTCGTCCTCCATAGAAGCCCCAGACGTCCCAAATGGCACCCTCTTCCCACTGACTCGAAGTTCCCATAGTTGCCGAGTGACTGGCAAGCCAGTATGCACTACGAACTGAAAATTTCCCCTTCTTGTTGTAGTGCAAAAGTAGACGATCTGCCTCCCCTGCATGTGTAGGAGTGTTGAGGATCCACTCAGCATCTAACGGGTTAAACTCAGATCTCACCATCTCCTCATCCCATCTTCCGTCATCATCCAACAAAACATCCACCATCACGTCAGTATCAAGTGAGAGGAGAGGCAGCACAAGTCGGAACATCGTGGGCCGCAGTATCCATGGAGAATTAGCTATTTGAATGGACGATCCATCTACTATCCCCCAGCGACAACCTACTCGCAATACAGGTTTGGCTGACAGAATTGACCTCCATGCATACAAGATAGAACCTTTCCCCACTGTGTCTACGAGAGTCGTCCCGGAGCAATATCGAGCCTTAAACAGTCTACGCACAAGACTATCTGTTGCTATCGAAACTCTCAGCCAAGGGTTACGGATGAGATGAATGCAACTCTTCTACGAACGTTCTCCTCGAAAGAGGTCGAGTGTGCCCTTAATCCATCCTCTAAAGTTGTCTGGTCCTGATGGTATGTCTCCTCTATtctgtcaaatatttttagcgCATCGTTAGTAACGATACTACTGCTTGTGTTCGTCGTTTTTTTAATGAGGGGGTCTTTGATACTAACCTTAATCATACTCATATCGTATTGTTGCCTAAGTGTGCCAATCCCGAGAGGGTTTCGGATTTTCGGTCCATTAGCTTGTGTAATATCGTGTATAAAATAGCCTCTAAAGCTATAGCTAATCGTTTGAAGCCGTTCCTTGGCAATATCATTTTGGAGTCTCAGTCTGCGTTTGTCCCTGGTAGGTAGATCATAGACAATGTGTTGATAGCTCATGAACTTGACTATTATCTTGCCCATAAATATTGGAGGTCTAGTGGACACATACCACTCAAGTCTCCAGCAGGCTGAGAGAATGGGGAATATCCGAGGAGTAGCTACATGCCGGGGCGGTCCATGAATCTCCCACATTCTTTTCGCTGATGACACCCTCATATTTTGTCAGGCTACCAAGGAAGCTGGAGAATGCATTAACGCCAGCCTTGATGTCCTTGACGAGGCCTCCGGGCTTAGGATGAATATGAGCAAACCAGCGGTTGTCTTTAGCAAGAACGCTCCTCCACACTTGAGGACGGAGGTGGCCGAGTCCTAGGGGTGCCGATGGTGGACAAGCATGACAAGTACCTTGGACTTCCCTCGGTGGTCGGTCAATCAAAACGGGTTGTGTTCTAGAGCATCAAGGACCAAATTTAGCGAAAGATGCAGAGCTGGTCAGGAAAGAAATTATCCCAGGCAGGTCCCAGGTTATCCCGACATACTCTATGAGCTGCTTCAAACTTCCAGAGAGTTTCCTCAAAGAAGTGGAGGGTTTGTTGGCGGCATTCTTTTGGAAGCAAGAAGCGGGGAGGACAATTCACTGACTCGCTTGGTCTAAAGTATGCCAAGTAAAAGAAGGTGGCTTGGGGATGCGAAGCTTCGAGGAGTTGATTGTTGCTTTGCTGTCAAAACAGCACGGAgagtttgaaaaatggaaaaaccgaaatttctattttaaagttgacttattttttgtatttatagcCACCTAATCCATTAATGTCGGTTCCGATTATGCTCATCAGATTGCATCAAAAGTGGAAATGTAgatgtttcaaaattttaggggtaaatgttatatttggcttttttaaatttttgtttaaaatcattttagttagttaagtttattttttgatttttaacatttgtaaattttaatttttatctcagTTTGGTCCCTCTAACCATTTTTCgacatcaataaatttattttactacttTAGTCCCTGAAGTTTgtaaatcattaaattaatcttttcttaaatgaaaaaaaactaacttctttatatttttttagggtaaattacaacaacctccctgagatttgacataattatcaatacctgTTTGtcctttgaaaaattacgaataccctcctgagatttgacataattaccaATACCTGTTtgtcatttgaaaaattacgaatatcatcataatgtttgatgaaattatgtaatcattgAATATAGATATGGAATTGTCTACTTTGTcttactgttttttttttaaatatattaaacatttgtaaaaaattggatggaatggatgaaaaagttttagaaattataaaaaaattatccacttaatccataataaataaataaaaatataatttttaatccacaagggcattttgatcagttcattataaaaaatggatgaaaatctaacgaCTTGGgctaattattaaattgatgttaaaatcaggagggtattgataatatttcaaacaatgaggggGTATTCGTAACTATGCTAAACTTCAAGggaggttgttgtaatttagccccttttttttatattggtatgttgtaattatcttatatgaataatgaaaactttgaactcttataaatataataataatatattgcttaACCTAAAATAAacagtctctctctctctctctcttttttttcaatagttaaaacaaaccaaaattatgaataattctataaaatttatataatctcaaaatataataaagaaaaccTAAGTCAgtaactttttatttcaaaagttaaagataaggccaaaaaaattaaaccttgatagtattttaaatatttggatttttgaacaaaaaattggtatgttattctttttaactAGATCTTTTGTtggatttcatatataaaattcattttaagacttaaaatgaattatatatatatgtatttgaaattcagcaaataatttaattaaaagtataatccatcaatttttttctttgaacatttttaagatttaattttagtaaaaatattatttttccttttaaaaaaataatttgataattttacaaatttaagagattaaagtgataaaattaaatttaaattgactattttacccttgcAAAGGTCAAACTCCAGCCACATTTTCGTCAAAAAATGGTCAGAGGCACCAAATtcagataaaatttaaaatttagcaatactcaagttaaaaaataaacttaaagaACTAAAGTGattctaaataatatatatcttataaatatttttaaaaggaaattaACATTACTACGAAGAATTGTTAggttatttcataaatttatacatcttataaatatttttaaagtctataaaatattaaattttatttaaaaattaaaaataaaaacacaaacaaacattaaagagcttataaaatattagtactgacaaatttattattaatccgAAAGAATTTGTAAAgatcttaaaaataagttggtaATTCCTATAAACTTATAACGTCTTATTTTTAGAccttataaaatcttattctAAAAAGTTTACCAAACACTTTATAACATCTTAATTCTAAGCTTTGCGACCCAATGGTTTGAGCTCAAGATTTCTTGGCCAAACTGAAGAGTTATGCAACATTTTGTTTATACGAATATAAGAAAGAAACGTGCCCTACACTCACAAATGACGGTTAATGATCTAACTGTACTGATTTTTCAATATGAcagtattttttatgaaagtaACTGCATGCCATTTTAATA from Sesamum indicum cultivar Zhongzhi No. 13 linkage group LG3, S_indicum_v1.0, whole genome shotgun sequence harbors:
- the LOC105157131 gene encoding hydroxyproline O-galactosyltransferase GALT6, which gives rise to MKRANLDLLFSVSRQRSTRVLIVMGLFYILFMSFEVPFVFKNGLGSVSQEGLFSSGNGLLNPKAFALDSEENLEEKDAPVRPLDVPYKSRPERKLFSSLNFTAGIVNLSLESGILKAAKDALDLGGKVLRELELIGKNRSDRGLNGVNGSSSSNSEFCPHSMSVTGDEFSKKGRVMVLPCGLTLGSHITVVGIPRPAHAETDPKISLLKEGQYVMVSQFMMELQGLKTVEGEDPPRILHFNPRLKGDWSGKPVIEHNTCYRMQWGTSQRCEGWKSRADEETVDDLVKCEKWIRDDDNGSEESKATWWLKRLIGRTKKVAIDWPFPFVEGKLFVLTLSAGLEGYHVNVDGRHITSFPYRTGFTLEDATGLSLNGDIDVHSIFAASLPTSHPSFAPQRHLDLSDTWKAPPIPEGPVEMFIGILSAGNHFAERMAVRKSWMQHKLIKSSKVVVRFFVALHARKEVNIEVKREAEFFGDIVIVPYMDNYDLVVLKTVAICEYGVRTVSAKYIMKGDDDTFVRVDAIITEAKKVPDSRSLYIGNINYYHKPLRSGKWAVTYEEWPEEDYPPYANGPGYIISSDIANSILSDFEKHKLRLFKMEDVSVGMWVEKFNSSRPVEYVHSLKFCQFGCIEDYITAHYQSPRQMICLWNKLRQQGKPSCCNMR